In Acetomicrobium sp. S15 = DSM 107314, the sequence TCTCTTCAGGATTCAAAGCGAAGTCTACCGCACGTATCACATGACCGATCCCAACACCTTCTACAACAAGGAGGACCTGTGGGTTTCCCCGGTGAAAGACGGTAAGCCCATGCCCCCTTACTACATCACGATGCGCCTCGCCCAAGAGGACGAGGCGGAGTTTCTTATAGCCACGCCCTTCTTACCCGTCGGCAAGAACAACATGATCGCTTGGATGGCGGGCCGGTGTGACGGCGATAATTACGGGGAGTTGGTGGTATACGATTTTCCCAAACAGGAACTGATCTTCGGCCCCTCGCAAGTGGAGGCCTTGATAGACCAGCATCCGGAAATCTCCAGCCAGCTTTCGCTGTGGAGCCAAAGAGGATCGGATGTGATCAGGGGACAACTCATGGTCATTCCCTTAGGCGATTCGATCCTGTATGTTCAACCCCTTTATCTGCGCGCCGAAAATAGCGACCTGCCGGAGCTCAAGCGCGTGATCGTCTCAACCGGTGGCCGTGTCGCCTGGGCTCAGTATTTCGACGACGCGCTCTCCATCCTTTTGGGCACGGCACCCCCAAGGCGACCGGCGGTAGAAAGCGAAGCTGTCTCTCGGCCGGAAGGGGTCGGTGCTCCCGACGTGTCTTCTCTCGTCAGGGAGGCGAGTGAGTCGTGGACAGAGGCGAAGGAGGCCCTCTCCGATGGAAATTGGGTGGAGTATGGTAAGGCGCTCGAGCGGCTCGAGGAGGCCTTAAGGCGGCTCGAAGAGGCGGTTTACGGGCAAGGAGAGCAAAATCCTTGAACTATTTTCAGATATAGATAAAATGTTGCCATAATTGCGAGGGGTAAAACATGTGGGTCAGGGTGATCCTGCTCTTCGGAGCAGCCTGGTTCGTTCAAGCCTTGCTCGGTTATTTTCAGGTGAAAGATTATCAGAGGGTTACTTTCGAGCTCTCCAAAAAGGGGAAGCTCGTCGTTGGGGCGAAGAGGGGGCGCCTGTCTCGCGGCGCGATACTCGCTATGGCCGTGGATGAAGACGGAAGGATATTGGATTGCAAATACATGAAGGGAATCAGCGTCCTGGCCAGGTTTAAGGGCCTCGACGGACTCGTCGGCAGAAACATGTTCGACGAGTCCGTCGAGCTGTTCCTCGATGAGCCGCTGAAGAAAGCTTACAAAGCGGCCCTCTCTCGCTTCGCTCACATCAAAGAAAAAGGGGGGAGATCGGAGGAAGAGGCTTGATCCCGCACCGGGGAAGACGTAAGAGCATAAGAGTTTACCAAAGGAGGTTTGCACATGGAGTTTCTGGCCAATTTCGCACAGGCATTTATAGGCGTTTTTCAGACCGGGGGCAAGACTTTTGTAGGGCTTTTGACTGGCATCGTACCCACGCTCGTCTGTCTTATGACGGCGGTAAACGCTCTCGTGAAATTCGTGGGTGAGGATAGAGTGAACAGATGGGGAGAGTCTGCGTCGCGCATCGCTCCGTTGCGCTACACCGTAATGCCGGTTATGGCGGTCTTTTTCCTGACGAACCCGATGGCCTACACGTTCGGCCGATTTCTCCCCGAGAAATACAAGCCAGCCTTCTACGACGCAGCCGTTTCGTTCGTCCATCCCATCTTAGGGCTTTTCCCTCACGCTAACCCTGCGGAGCTCTTCGTCTACATGGGGATAGCCCAGGGCATACAGCAGTTGGGCTTGCCAGTGGGCGAGCTCGCCATAAGGTATTTCATCGTCGGTGTCATCGTGATCCTCATAAGGGGCATGGTCACTGAGCGCCTGACGCTTAGGATGGCAAGGCAGCAGGGCATAGAACTTTGAGGAGGGATGGAGAGTGTATAGAGCCGTTCGCGTAGAAAAGGGGCCTGGCGGTTGGGGAGGGCCTTTAGTCATAAAACCCTCTCAAGAAAAGGATAAGATAGTATCCGTGACCGGCGGTGGCATTCACCCGATAGCGAAGCTGATAGCGGACCTCACCGGAGGCGTAGCTGTAGACGGCTTCAGGGGCGCCGTGCCCGAGAGCGAAATCTGTTGCGTCATTATAGATTGTGGCGGCACCGCCCGCTGCGGCGTCTACCCGAGGAAGCGCATCCCCACGATAAACCTCACCCCCGTGGGACAGGTTGGCCCTCTGGCGCAGTTTATAACGGAAGACATATATGTCTCCGGCGTGACCGAGAAAAACGTAATTCTCCTCGAGGGGGAAGAAGGGGCGGTCGCAAGCGCGGCGAGCTCGCCGAGCGCCGCGCCGCGGTCTCCTTTTGAGGCTCCTCGGGCCGCGACTGCTCCGCAGCCGGCTGCCAAGGGAATGGGCAGGATGTTGGAGAGTTTCGGGCGCTTCATGGGCGGTATAGTGGGGACGTTTTATCAGGCGGGAAGGCTTACTATAGACCAGCTCATCAGAAACATCATACCCTTCATGGCCTTTGTCGCCACTATAATAGGGATCATCCTCGCTACCGGTGTCGGCGATGCCATAGCCAACGTTCTCACCCCCCTGGCTGGGACCGTGCCAGGGCTTTTGATCATTTCGGTGATATGCGGCTTCCCGCTCCTATCTCCGCTTTTGGGTCCCGGGGCGGTCATAGCCCAGGTCGTCGGGGTGTTGGTCGGCGTCGAGATAGGGCGCGGCAACATCCCTCCTCAGTATGCTTTGCCGGCCCTCTTCGCCATAAACCCTCAGGTGGGATGCGACTTCATCCCGGTAGGGTTGGGCTTGGGGGAGGCTAAGCCTGAGACCGTTACAGTGGGCGTGAGCGCCATACTCATTTCGAGGCAGTTCACGGGCCCGATATCGGTCCTCATAGCCTACGCCTTCAGCGCTGGTTTATACACGTAAGGGCGACGGTCGTGGTTTGCGCGTAGTCTCTTGTTCCCTGCGGGCGCTTGGATCGCGCCCGCAGGGAAGTTCGGAGGTGTAAATGTGGAGAAATACCGCGTCACGGTGACGAGCATAGGTTCGCAGGTCGAAGAACTGCGAAGTGGCAATATCGTAATACTCTTCGATGAGGGTGCTCCTCCCGAACTCGCCGAGATCTCGGTCCTGCACACCAAGGGCGAGCTGACAGAAGAGATCGAAGCCGGCGATATCCTCCTTTTCGGCGACCTGGAGTATCGTGTCCTTGAAGTGGGATCGAAGGCCAACGAGAACATGGCTTTATTGGGGCATTGTTGCCTCAAATTCGATAGGGATTTGACCTTGTTACACGGCGACATCAGATTAGACGGCACGCCTCCACCTATTGAGGTGGGGCAAGAGATCGTCATATATAAACCATAGACAATAAGAAAGGGAGTGTATAAATGCTTAACCTAAATGCACATTTGGAAGAGCTCGAAGAGATAGGCACGCCCATAGGAATGGGATTGGTGGGCGCAGGGCAAATGGGGAGGGGGCTGGTGAGCCAGCTGTTCCTCATGAAGGGGATAAAGCCGTGCATCGTATGCGACGGTGTCATCGAGAGGGCCATAGAGGCTTACAAGTTCGCCGGCGTGGGCGACGACGATATCAGAGTGGCGGAAAGCGCAGGCGAGGCGCAGGAGGCCTCGGAACGCGGTTACTGGGTCGTTACGCCCGACGTTTCCGTCGTAGCGGAGATGCCGGCGGTTGATGTGGTAGTCGAGGCTACCGGCGTGACGAATGTGGGCGCCCTTGTGGCCTTCAGTTCCATCGCAAACGGCAAACATGTCGTATTGCTAAATGTGGAGACGGACGTCACCGTTGGGCCGATCTTGAAGAAGCTCGCCGACAGCGCCGGTGTCGTTTACACCGCCTCAGCCGGAGACGAACCCGGAGTGGCTAAGGAACTTTACGACTTCGCCAGCGGCCTCGGATTCGAGGTGCTGGTCATCGGCAAGGGCAAGAACAATCCGCTTAACAGGCGCGCCAATCCCGATACGGAGCGGGAGAGAGCCGCCAAAGAGGGCGCAAGCCCCAAGATGCTCGCCTCCTTTAGCGACGGCACGAAGACTATGGTGGAGATGGCCGCGGTGTCGAACGCCACGGGATTTCTCCCGGACGTGCCGGGAATGCACGGCCCGGAAGGCACATGGGCAAACCTCACCCAGGTGCTGCGGTTGAAATCCGAAGGAGGGGTCTTGAACAGGTATGGCGTGGTGGAGTATGTGAACGGCGTAGCCCCCGGCGTCTTCGTCATCGTCACCAGTCCGTCGGATACGATAAAGGCGCAGATGCGATACCTTAAAATGGGGGACGGGCCCAATTACCTGCTATATCGGCCATTTCACCTCACGAGCCTGGAGACGCCCGTTTCGGTCGCTCGCGCTTATCTTTACCGCGAGCCCACAATTGCCCCCCTCGGCGGGTTTTGTTCGGAAGTGGTGGCCGTGGCGAAAAAAGACCTGAAGGCCGGTGAGCGTCTGGACGGCATAGGCATGTATTCCGTTTACGGCCTGATAATGACCGCTGAAGAAGCGCGCAGTAAGAGTGCGCTTCCCATAGGGTTGGTCACGGATAAGGTAAAGATGTTGCGCGACGCAAAAGAGGGCGAAGTGATCACCTACGATGTGGTGGAGCTGGATGAGAGCGCCTTCGTCACCCAGCTTCGCAGGATGCAGGATCAGCTTATCAAGTAGGAGGGATCGATGGTGGAACTGTCCAGGGAAAAGCTGCTTTGGATGTATCAGAAGATGGTCGAGATAAGGAAATTCGACCTGAAAGTGGACGAACTCTTCAAGAAGAACATGATATGGGGAACGTGCCACCTCTACGTCGGAGAAGAGGCTACGGCCGTCGGCACGTGCGCCGCGTTGGAATCCGGCGATTACATAACCAGCACGCACAGAGGTCACGGTCACTGCATCGCCAAGGGCGCGGACATAAAGCGCATGATGGCCGAGCTCCTGGGCAAGGAAACGGGGTACTGCAAAGGCCGCGGCGGTTCGATGCACATCGTGGACGTCTCCACGGGAAACCTCGGAGCTAACGGCATAGTGGGCGCCGGTATCCCGATAGCCACAGGCGCCGCATTGGCCTCGAAGAGGAGAAAGGACGGTAAGGTTACGGTCTGCTTCTTCGGCGACGGAGCTGTCAACGTGGGTCCTTTTCATGAATCTCTCAATATGGCGAGCATATGGAAGTTGCCGGTGGTTTACGTGTGCGAGAACAACCAGTATGCCATGTCAACGTCCGTTCAGAAAGCTACCGCAGTAAGAGACATAGCGGTTAGGGGTCAAAGTTACGACATGCCTGGTGTGGTGGTGGACGGCAACGACGTCATCGCCGTATTTGAAACTGTGAGCGAGGCGGTGAACCGCGCCAGGCGCGGCGAGGGCCCCACGCTCGTAGAGAGCAAAACGTACCGCTTCTTCGGTCACTCCAAGAGCGACCCTCGCGTATACCGCAGCCGCGAAGAGGAACAAATGTGGATGGCGAAAGACCCGATCCCTCGCTTTGCCAATCTCCTAAAAGAAAAGGAGATAGCTACCGAGGAGGAGTTGAAATCCATAGACGAGCTCGTGGACAAGGAGATGGAAGAGGCCCTCGAGTTCGCGCTGAACAGCCCTCTTCCCAAACTTGAAGAGATAGCCAAATACGTTTACGCCTGATGGAGGGGTAGAAGATGACTGAGAGGATGTACATAGACGCCCTCGCTGAGGCCATTAGAGAGGAGTTCGATCGCGACGAGCGCGTCTTCATGATCGGCGAAGACATAGGGGTGTACGGCGGCTCCTTCGGCGTCACGAAGGGGATGTACGAAAAATACAGAGATAAACTGGTGGATACGCCCATATCCGAAGCGAGCATCGTGGGCGTCGGTGTAGGTTGTGCCTTGGTGGGTTTGAGGCCAATCGTGGAGATAATGTTTTCCGACTTCATGATGGACGCTATGGAGTTCATTGTAAACCAGGCGGCCAAACTCTCCTACATGACGGGGGGTCAGCTATGCGTGCCCATGGTAATAAGGAGCCCAATGGGGTCCGGTGCGGGTATGGCGGCCCAGCACTCTCAGAGCCTGCCTGCAATCTTCGCCCACATACCGGGGCTCAAAGTCGTCATGCCTGCGACACCCTATGACGTTAAGGGGCTCCTCAAAGCTGCTGTCAGAGACGACAATCCCGTGATATTTTTGGAGCACAAGCTGCTCTATTGGACGAAGGGAGAGGTGCCGGAAGGGGAGTATCTGGTTCCGCTTGGCAAGGCGGATGTGAAGCGGCAGGGGAGCGATATCACCCTTGTGGCCGGCTCTATTACGGTTCCACGGTCGTTGGAAGCTGCCGATGCGCTGGCTAAAGACGGGATCGAATGCGAAATCGTAGATGTGAGGTCGCTCTCTCCCCTCGACGTGGATACGATCGTTAGCTCCGTGAAGAAGACGGGTAGGCTCGCAATTGTCGAGGACGACAACGAGAACTACGGCTGGGGGGCTGAGGTGGCTGCCAAGATCACCAACAGCGAAGCCTTTGACTTTTTAGATGAACCGATTTTGAGGGTAGCGGGAAAGAATATACCCATACCGTATAGCCCGGAGCTCGAGAAAGCGGCTGTGCCCCAGGTGGAGGACGTGATCTCTGCGGTTAAGGGCGTCTTCTCCGGAAGGGGGTAGAAAGATGGCGACAGTAGTCACGATGCCCAAACTCGGCACCACGATGACGGCCGGCGTGATCCTAAAGTGGCTCAAAAAAGAGGGGGAGCGCGTAGAGAAGGGCGAGCCTCTCCTCGAGATTCAGACCGATAAGGTGAACATGGAAGAGGAAGCCTACGAAAGCGGCGTGCTCTTGAAGATCCTTGTACCGGAAGGGGTTGAGGTGCCTGTAAATCAGCCCATAGCCGTGATAGGTGCTGAGGGCGAAGATATTTCTTCCCTCTTGCGCGAAATTTCAGGTGAGGTGCCGCAAGCCGCAAAAAGCGCAGCCGTAGGGGCTCCTTCTGCTGAAAAAGAAGAGCCGGTCGCCGTTTCGGCCCCTGTGCCAGGGGAAGGAAAACCCAGGGCCACGCCTGCGGCGAGGAGGCTCGCCAGGGAATATGGCATCGACCTTACAACCATAAGAGGGAGCGGCCCACGGGGCAGGGTTCACAGAGCGGATGTGGAGGAATACCTCAAGCGGGCTGTGCCCAGACCGGCTGAAGCACCTGCCGCTGCGGCAAAACAGGTGCCTCAAGTCCCTGGCAAAGTCATTCCGCTCTCCGGCATACGCGGCGTTATCGCCAAAAAGATGAGAGAGAGCGTAAATACGGCCCCGCATTACTTTGTGTTCATGGAGATAGATATGACCGAAGCGCTCAAGGTGCGGGAGCGCATCAATGTAAAGCTTCCAGAGGCAGAGAGGCTCTCCATCAACACGCTCTTGGCCAAGGCGGCAGCTGTTGCGATTTCCGAGTTTCCTGTATTCAACTCCTATGTGGACGGCTCTAACATTGTGTTGAAAGAGGATATCAACATAGGCATAGCCGTAGCCATAGAAGAGGGGATAATCGTCCCGGTCATCAGAAACGTCGACAGGAAGGGCCTGCGAGACGTGGCCCGCGAAGAGAGAGAGCTCATCGCCAGGGCCAGGGCGAAGGCTTTGAAACCGGAGGATTACGAGGGTGGTAGCTTTACAATCTCAAACCTCGGCATGTTCGGCGTTCCGCGCTTTACGGCCATCATAAACCAGCCCGAGGTGGCGATCCTGGCCGTGGGTAAGGTGGCGGACAGAGTGGTCGTCGAGAATGAAGAGATGGTCATACGCCCGATTATGGAGGTGAGCCTATCCTCGGATCATCGGGTAATAGACGGTGCTACAGCGTCGCGCTTCCTGAATCGGCTGAAGGAGATCATGGAAGACCCCATGCAGATGGCCCTTTGACTTTAGGCTAACGGCGGGGGAGCTTCTTTACGAGATAGCCGGCTCCTGTAGTTGGTTGGATAATATACGCAACGCCGATTCCGGTTTATCAGTTGCAGGAATCGGCGTTGCGTATTCTTTACGATTTTTTGTCTATACGAAGCTCTCCGGCTACGGCGAAGTTGGTAAGGGGCATATCGTCGATGATTATCCGCACCGCATCGGGCTTCACGTCGACGGCCCTGCAAATGGCATCCGTAACCTCTTTCACCAGCTTCCTCTTCTGCTCGACGTTTCTGCCCTCCAGCAGATGAATCTCCACTATCGGCATGTCGCAATCCCTCCCCATTCATAATGTCGTTCGCCCGTATTTGCGGGCGCCTCTGCCCATTTATTCTACATGCTTTCGGCAGCTTTGCGTAACAGAGAAAGAGAAGGCCCTAACGGCGACGTAATATGTGTAGAATTAGAGATATATTATAATTGATTCAAATAAGGGAGGGTGGATCGTAGGACCGGAGTAGGTGTGCGCAGTATAACGTTGTGGCTTTTGCTTATATCCTTCTAATGGCATTCAAAACAGTTGAAAGAAGGAGGAAGGGCCATGAGCGATCTGATGCATGAAATAGCCAATTGGTCTAGTGTGAGGAGATACGATAATCGCAGTATACCGGACGAGGTATTACGGCGGATTTTAGATGCCGCGCGGCGCGCCCCGAGTTGGGCAAATGTGCAGTCGTGGCATTTTATAGTAGTAAAGGATCCAAGCACGAAGGCCAAATTGCGTCAGTTGGCCATGGGGCAGAAGTTTATAGAATCGGCAGATGCGGTCGTCGTGTGTTGTGGGGATCTTTCAGCATGGGGCGAAGAGGAGCGGTTGAAGCAGATGCGGCTGCTCTCGCCGGTCCTGGTTGATGACCTTGGCATATCCTTTGACGAGGGTTTCATCAAAAGCTCGCTCAAAGATCCAGCGTATAATCCTGTCCTCCGCGGCAAGGAGATTCTTCTGGCGAGATTGTATGAACAGTTGTCCCTCGCCATTGCCTTCATGATACTTCAGGCGAAGCACGAGGGGGTCGGAAGCTGCATTATCGGGGCTATTGCCAACGAGATGACGGAAATGAATCCGGAGCTATACCGCGAAGTCCGACGCGACCTCAACCTTCCTGAGGATAAGCTGATTTTAACGCTCGTGACATTGGGATACCCGGCCGCTGGTGACCGACTCAAGCCGAGACCTCGCAAGGATTTTGGCGAAGTTGTATCTCGGGAGAGATATGGCACTCCATTTTAAAGAGGATGCGCAAACGAAAGGCCATCGAAGCGGTTGTTTTTTTATAACGCACCTTCTTTACGGATAGACTTAAAAGAGCTAAGGAGAGAAAGACATGAGGCGTTTTCATATA encodes:
- a CDS encoding transcriptional regulator GutM, which translates into the protein MWVRVILLFGAAWFVQALLGYFQVKDYQRVTFELSKKGKLVVGAKRGRLSRGAILAMAVDEDGRILDCKYMKGISVLARFKGLDGLVGRNMFDESVELFLDEPLKKAYKAALSRFAHIKEKGGRSEEEA
- the srlA gene encoding PTS glucitol/sorbitol transporter subunit IIC, whose protein sequence is MEFLANFAQAFIGVFQTGGKTFVGLLTGIVPTLVCLMTAVNALVKFVGEDRVNRWGESASRIAPLRYTVMPVMAVFFLTNPMAYTFGRFLPEKYKPAFYDAAVSFVHPILGLFPHANPAELFVYMGIAQGIQQLGLPVGELAIRYFIVGVIVILIRGMVTERLTLRMARQQGIEL
- the srlE gene encoding PTS glucitol/sorbitol transporter subunit IIB; translation: MYRAVRVEKGPGGWGGPLVIKPSQEKDKIVSVTGGGIHPIAKLIADLTGGVAVDGFRGAVPESEICCVIIDCGGTARCGVYPRKRIPTINLTPVGQVGPLAQFITEDIYVSGVTEKNVILLEGEEGAVASAASSPSAAPRSPFEAPRAATAPQPAAKGMGRMLESFGRFMGGIVGTFYQAGRLTIDQLIRNIIPFMAFVATIIGIILATGVGDAIANVLTPLAGTVPGLLIISVICGFPLLSPLLGPGAVIAQVVGVLVGVEIGRGNIPPQYALPALFAINPQVGCDFIPVGLGLGEAKPETVTVGVSAILISRQFTGPISVLIAYAFSAGLYT
- a CDS encoding PTS glucitol/sorbitol transporter subunit IIA, whose translation is MEKYRVTVTSIGSQVEELRSGNIVILFDEGAPPELAEISVLHTKGELTEEIEAGDILLFGDLEYRVLEVGSKANENMALLGHCCLKFDRDLTLLHGDIRLDGTPPPIEVGQEIVIYKP
- a CDS encoding NAD(P)H-dependent oxidoreductase, yielding MLNLNAHLEELEEIGTPIGMGLVGAGQMGRGLVSQLFLMKGIKPCIVCDGVIERAIEAYKFAGVGDDDIRVAESAGEAQEASERGYWVVTPDVSVVAEMPAVDVVVEATGVTNVGALVAFSSIANGKHVVLLNVETDVTVGPILKKLADSAGVVYTASAGDEPGVAKELYDFASGLGFEVLVIGKGKNNPLNRRANPDTERERAAKEGASPKMLASFSDGTKTMVEMAAVSNATGFLPDVPGMHGPEGTWANLTQVLRLKSEGGVLNRYGVVEYVNGVAPGVFVIVTSPSDTIKAQMRYLKMGDGPNYLLYRPFHLTSLETPVSVARAYLYREPTIAPLGGFCSEVVAVAKKDLKAGERLDGIGMYSVYGLIMTAEEARSKSALPIGLVTDKVKMLRDAKEGEVITYDVVELDESAFVTQLRRMQDQLIK
- the pdhA gene encoding pyruvate dehydrogenase (acetyl-transferring) E1 component subunit alpha, translating into MVELSREKLLWMYQKMVEIRKFDLKVDELFKKNMIWGTCHLYVGEEATAVGTCAALESGDYITSTHRGHGHCIAKGADIKRMMAELLGKETGYCKGRGGSMHIVDVSTGNLGANGIVGAGIPIATGAALASKRRKDGKVTVCFFGDGAVNVGPFHESLNMASIWKLPVVYVCENNQYAMSTSVQKATAVRDIAVRGQSYDMPGVVVDGNDVIAVFETVSEAVNRARRGEGPTLVESKTYRFFGHSKSDPRVYRSREEEQMWMAKDPIPRFANLLKEKEIATEEELKSIDELVDKEMEEALEFALNSPLPKLEEIAKYVYA
- a CDS encoding alpha-ketoacid dehydrogenase subunit beta, with the translated sequence MTERMYIDALAEAIREEFDRDERVFMIGEDIGVYGGSFGVTKGMYEKYRDKLVDTPISEASIVGVGVGCALVGLRPIVEIMFSDFMMDAMEFIVNQAAKLSYMTGGQLCVPMVIRSPMGSGAGMAAQHSQSLPAIFAHIPGLKVVMPATPYDVKGLLKAAVRDDNPVIFLEHKLLYWTKGEVPEGEYLVPLGKADVKRQGSDITLVAGSITVPRSLEAADALAKDGIECEIVDVRSLSPLDVDTIVSSVKKTGRLAIVEDDNENYGWGAEVAAKITNSEAFDFLDEPILRVAGKNIPIPYSPELEKAAVPQVEDVISAVKGVFSGRG
- a CDS encoding dihydrolipoamide acetyltransferase family protein; the protein is MATVVTMPKLGTTMTAGVILKWLKKEGERVEKGEPLLEIQTDKVNMEEEAYESGVLLKILVPEGVEVPVNQPIAVIGAEGEDISSLLREISGEVPQAAKSAAVGAPSAEKEEPVAVSAPVPGEGKPRATPAARRLAREYGIDLTTIRGSGPRGRVHRADVEEYLKRAVPRPAEAPAAAAKQVPQVPGKVIPLSGIRGVIAKKMRESVNTAPHYFVFMEIDMTEALKVRERINVKLPEAERLSINTLLAKAAAVAISEFPVFNSYVDGSNIVLKEDINIGIAVAIEEGIIVPVIRNVDRKGLRDVAREERELIARARAKALKPEDYEGGSFTISNLGMFGVPRFTAIINQPEVAILAVGKVADRVVVENEEMVIRPIMEVSLSSDHRVIDGATASRFLNRLKEIMEDPMQMAL
- a CDS encoding 2-hydroxymuconate tautomerase — its product is MGRDCDMPIVEIHLLEGRNVEQKRKLVKEVTDAICRAVDVKPDAVRIIIDDMPLTNFAVAGELRIDKKS
- a CDS encoding nitroreductase family protein yields the protein MSDLMHEIANWSSVRRYDNRSIPDEVLRRILDAARRAPSWANVQSWHFIVVKDPSTKAKLRQLAMGQKFIESADAVVVCCGDLSAWGEEERLKQMRLLSPVLVDDLGISFDEGFIKSSLKDPAYNPVLRGKEILLARLYEQLSLAIAFMILQAKHEGVGSCIIGAIANEMTEMNPELYREVRRDLNLPEDKLILTLVTLGYPAAGDRLKPRPRKDFGEVVSRERYGTPF